Proteins from one Choloepus didactylus isolate mChoDid1 chromosome 4, mChoDid1.pri, whole genome shotgun sequence genomic window:
- the MLH3 gene encoding DNA mismatch repair protein Mlh3 isoform X5, translated as MSTGSEKRWGRLLTGTAERDPDIQPYCGREHLDKGGNLLVLVDQHAAHERVRLEQLIIDSYEKQQPQGSGRKKLLSSTISPPLEVTVTEEQRRLLWCYHKNLEDLGLEFIFPDTSDSLVLVGKVPLCFVEREANELRRGRSTVTKNIVEEFIREQVELLQTIGGIQGTLPLTVQKVLASQACHGAVKFNDGLSLKECYRLIEALSWCQLPFQCAHGRPSMLPLADIDHLEQEKQMKPNLAKLHKMAQAWHLFGKAEGRDTRQSLQVSMPPCEPQ; from the exons ATGAGCACTGGTTCAGAGAAGAGATGGGGCAGGCTGCTAACAGGCACTGCAGAGAGAGACCCAGATATCCAACCATACTGTGGAAGAGAGCATCTGGACAAAG GTGGAAACCTGCTAGTATTGGTAGATCAGCATGCTGCCCATGAGCGTGTCCGTTTGGAACAGCTTATTATTG ATTCCTATGAGAAACAACAGCCACAAGGCTCTGGCCGGAAAAAATTACTGTCTTCCACTATAAGCCCTCCCCTAGAGGTGACAGTGACAGAAGAACAGAGGAGACTCTTATG GTGTTACCACAAAAATCTGGAAGATCTGGGCCTTGAATTTATATTTCCAGATACTAGTGATTCTCTGGTCCTTGTGGGAAAAGTACCACTCTGTTTTGTAGAAAGAGAAGCCAATGAACTTCGAAGAGGAAGATCTACTGTGACAAAGAATATTGTGGAG GAATTTATTCGAGAACAAGTAGAG CTACTCCAGACCATAGGAGGCATCCAAGGGACTTTGCCACTGACTGTCCAGAAGGTGCTGGCATCCCAAGCCTGCCACG GGGCCGTTAAGTTTAATGATGGTCTGAGCCTAAAGGAGTGTTACCGCCTTATTGAAGCTTTGTCCTGGTGCCAGCTGCCATTCCAGTGCGCTCATGGGAGACCTTCTATGCTGCCATTAGCTGACATAGACCACTTGGAACAGGAAAAACAG ATGAAACCCAATCTTGCTAAACTTCACAAAATGGCCCAGGCCTGGCATCTCTTTGGAAAAGCAGAAGGACGTGATACAAGGCAGAGCCTGCAGGTATCCATGCCTCCTTGTGAGCCACAATGA